One part of the Hyphomicrobiales bacterium genome encodes these proteins:
- a CDS encoding FMN-binding negative transcriptional regulator, whose amino-acid sequence MHPNRSFRKPDAARNIAFARSRAFGTLAVSADNGSQPGPLVSHIPFLLSDDGSSIELHLVRSNPIVRALQDDLPAVIAVTGGDAYVSPDWYEVEDQVPTWNYVAVHLRGTLMRLADDQLHGILQRLSAHQEEQLRPKRPWTSDKMDQTVYTKMQRQIVPIRMAVSDIQGTWKLSQNKPDDVRLRAANGVEQARLGLATETIHPLMRDPDGD is encoded by the coding sequence ATGCATCCCAACCGCTCCTTTCGTAAGCCTGATGCGGCGCGCAACATTGCGTTCGCACGCTCACGGGCGTTCGGCACGCTTGCCGTCAGCGCTGACAATGGGTCGCAGCCTGGCCCCTTGGTGAGCCATATTCCGTTTCTTCTCAGCGACGATGGTTCGTCCATTGAGCTGCATCTGGTGCGCTCCAACCCGATCGTGCGGGCTCTGCAGGATGACTTGCCCGCGGTCATCGCGGTGACCGGCGGTGATGCTTACGTCTCTCCGGATTGGTACGAGGTCGAGGATCAGGTCCCGACATGGAACTATGTGGCGGTTCATCTGCGCGGGACGCTGATGCGCCTCGCCGATGATCAACTGCACGGCATCCTGCAACGGCTGTCGGCGCATCAGGAAGAGCAGTTGCGACCGAAAAGGCCTTGGACGAGCGACAAGATGGACCAAACCGTCTACACCAAGATGCAGCGTCAGATCGTGCCGATCCGCATGGCCGTCAGCGACATTCAGGGCACGTGGAAACTGTCGCAGAACAAGCCTGATGATGTGCGTCTACGGGCTGCCAATGGCGTTGAACAGGCGCGATTGGGCCTCGCGACCGAGACCATACACCCGCTGATGCGCGATCCCGATGGCGACTGA
- a CDS encoding TIGR03862 family flavoprotein produces MATDRKTVAVIGSGPAGLMAADVLSDANVKVIICEAKPSVGRKFLMAGKSGLNLTKDEPDAAFLRGFYEAAPQMTPMLAGMGPGAVKRFAEGLGEEVFTGSSGRVFPKAMKASPMLRAWLGRLADKDVEVRTRWRWTGFEPSGRAEKHRTGEHQHDLRFETPDGPQTIAPDATILALGGASWSRLGSDGAWTDLMDEKGVAVRPFKPANMGLSVAWSALMAAHFGAPVKGVRLKAGEDSHLGEFVISSYGLEGSGIYAVSRAVREGAALVIDLLPSLSLFQATERLSKPRGKDSMANHLRKALKLSPVKRALLMEFGRPLPADPGDIARLIKGLPVTHQGPRPLDEAISVAGGVAWDAVDEGLMLRDLPGVFCAGEMLDWEAPTGGYLITGCLATGKWAGEHTLKQLSLATERSA; encoded by the coding sequence ATGGCGACTGATCGGAAGACCGTTGCCGTTATTGGCTCCGGCCCGGCGGGCCTCATGGCGGCGGACGTTCTGTCTGACGCTAACGTTAAGGTCATTATTTGCGAAGCCAAGCCGTCGGTTGGGCGCAAGTTCCTGATGGCCGGAAAATCCGGTCTCAACCTCACCAAAGACGAACCGGACGCAGCCTTTTTGCGCGGTTTCTACGAGGCCGCGCCGCAAATGACGCCGATGCTGGCCGGCATGGGTCCGGGCGCCGTGAAACGGTTTGCCGAGGGCTTGGGGGAGGAGGTGTTCACCGGGTCCTCCGGACGCGTGTTCCCCAAGGCGATGAAAGCCTCGCCTATGCTGCGCGCTTGGCTTGGCCGACTGGCTGACAAGGACGTTGAGGTCCGCACCCGCTGGCGATGGACGGGTTTCGAGCCAAGTGGTCGCGCTGAGAAGCACAGAACGGGCGAGCACCAACACGATCTGCGATTTGAAACACCCGATGGCCCGCAGACGATTGCGCCCGATGCCACGATCCTGGCCCTTGGTGGGGCCAGCTGGTCGCGGCTTGGCTCAGATGGCGCGTGGACCGACCTGATGGATGAAAAGGGTGTTGCTGTCAGGCCTTTCAAGCCTGCCAATATGGGCCTGTCGGTCGCCTGGTCGGCGCTAATGGCCGCGCATTTTGGTGCGCCAGTGAAGGGCGTGCGCCTCAAGGCTGGCGAGGACTCCCATCTTGGCGAGTTCGTCATTTCCAGCTACGGCCTGGAAGGCAGCGGGATTTACGCTGTCTCAAGGGCGGTGCGCGAGGGCGCAGCGCTGGTGATCGATCTTTTGCCATCTCTTTCTCTGTTTCAAGCGACCGAAAGGCTCAGCAAACCGCGTGGCAAGGACTCAATGGCCAACCATTTGCGCAAGGCGCTCAAACTCAGCCCGGTTAAGCGCGCCCTGCTGATGGAGTTTGGGCGCCCTCTACCAGCCGATCCAGGCGATATAGCCCGCCTTATCAAGGGCTTGCCTGTCACCCATCAGGGACCGCGCCCCTTGGATGAGGCGATCTCCGTGGCGGGCGGCGTTGCGTGGGATGCCGTGGATGAGGGCCTCATGTTGCGCGATCTGCCGGGCGTATTCTGCGCAGGGGAAATGCTTGACTGGGAAGCGCCCACGGGCGGCTATCTGATCACTGGGTGCCTCGCCACCGGCAAGTGGGCGGGCGAACACACGCTGAAGCAGTTGTCGCTCGCGACAGAGCGCAGCGCTTAA